A genomic stretch from Triplophysa dalaica isolate WHDGS20190420 chromosome 4, ASM1584641v1, whole genome shotgun sequence includes:
- the wscd2 gene encoding sialate:O-sulfotransferase 2 — protein MARPLLKIHRYFRRKPVRFFSFIILYLTAGSLVFLHSGFSSDSSTSGSGSGRDPVISEGGAGVASPTSDGLGIIGRVFKETQRVPRRFGPPWMKENGVQDAPEWAGRGDHANSWNHGAKGRTTKEMDDGRAKYIGCYVDDTQKRALRGVSFFDYKKMTVFRCQDNCAERGYLYAGLEFGAECYCGHKIQASNVSESDCNMGCKGEKTNLCGGPNRLSIYRLELSQESARRYGSAIFKGCFKRPDNVTLALPVSAVIQNMSVDKCVDMCTEKEFSLAALAGEKCHCGFPTPLFTLHEHEDEELCVHRCAGEDFDSCGNNDFFVVYQTQVQDNRCMDRRFLPTRTKHQVALASFPGAGNTWARHLIELATGYYTGSYYFDGSLYNKGFKGERDHWRSGRTVCIKTHESGKKEIEAFDASIVMIRNPYKALMAEFNRKYGGHIGFASQAHWRGKEWPEFVRNYAPWWASHTLDWLKYGKKVHVVHFEDLKRDLFTHLKSMVLFLSLEVFEERLLCVEGQKDGNFKRSGLRKLEYDPYTPAMRANIDGLIKTVDTALKKRNMSGVPDEYRPR, from the exons ATGGCCAGACCTCTGCTGAAGATCCATCGATATTTCCGCCGCAAGCCGGTACGCTTTTTCTCCTTCATCATCCTCTACCTCACCGCTGGCAGCCTTGTTTTTCTTCACTCGGGCTTCTCCAGCGATTCTTCCACCAGCGGCTCTGGGAGCGGCCGTGACCCAGTTATATCTGAAGGCGGAGCAGGTGTTGCAAGTCCTACCTCTGATGGTTTGGGAATCATAGGGAGGGTGTTTAAGGAGACACAGAGAGTCCCCCGGAGATTCGGGCCACCTTGGATGAAGGAAAATGGGGTGCAGGATGCACCAGAGTGGGCAGGGCGAGGAGATCATGCCAACAGCTGGAACCATGGAGCCAAAGGAAGAACAACCAAAGAGATGGATGATGGGAGAG CAAAATACATCGGCTGCTACGTGGATGACACACAGAAGCGCGCGCTCAGAGGCGTGTCCTTTTTTGACTACAAAAAAATGACTGTCTTCCGTTGCCAGGACAACTGTGCAGAGAG GGGGTATCTCTACGCCGGTCTGGAGTTTGGAGCAGAGTGCTACTGTGGTCATAAGATCCAAGCATCTAATGTGTCCGAGAGCGACTGTAATATGGGGTGTAAAGGCGAGAAGACTAACCTCTGCGGAGGACCTAATCGACTCTCAATATATAGACTGGAACTGAGCCAGGAGTCTGCCCGGAGAT atgGAAGCGCTATCTTTAAAGGATGTTTCAAGAGACCAGACAACGTGACCTTGGCACTTCCTGTCAGCGcagtcattcaaaacatgtcaGTGGATAAGTGTGTAGACATGTGTACAGAGAAA GAGTTTTCTCTGGCAGCATTGGCTGGGGAAAAATGTCACTGTGGCTTTCCCACTCCTCTCTTCACCCTACACGAGCACGAGGATGAGGAACTGTGTGTGCACCGCTGTGCTGGGGAAGACTTCGACAGCTGTGGGAACAATGACTTCTTTGTAGTTTACCAAACTCAAGTTCAGG ATAATCGGTGCATGGACCGACGCTTTCTACCCACTCGTACTAAACACCAGGTGGCGCTTGCGAGTTTCCCTGGTGCGGGGAACACCTGGGCTCGTCACCTTATTGAGTTGGCCACGGGCTATTACACTGGCAGCTACTACTTCGATGGCTCGCTGTACAACAAGG GTTTTAAAGGAGAGAGGGATCACTGGCGCAGCGGTAGAACCGTTTGCATCAAGACCCACGAGAGCGGCAAGAAGGAGATTGAAGCCTTTGACGCCAGCATCGTCATGATCAGGAACCCTTACAAAGCCCTAATGGCCGAATTTAACCGAAAGTATGGCGGCCATATTGGATTTGCCTCTCAAGCTCACTGGAGGGGAAAAG AGTGGCCGGAGTTTGTGAGGAACTACGCTCCATGGTGGGCATCCCATACGCTAGACTGGCTGAAATACGGGAAGAAAGTCCACGTAGTGCATTTTGAGGATTTAAAGCGGGACCTTTTTACTCATTTGAAGAGCATGGTCCTTTTTCTGAGTCTGGAGGTTTTTGAGGAACGTCTGCTGTGTGTTGAGGGTCAGAAAGATGGGAACTTCAAACGCTCTGGGTTGAGAAAACTAGAATATGACCCTTACACGCCAGCAATGCGTGCCAACATTGATGGTCTTATTAAGACTGTGGATACAGctctgaagaagagaaacatgTCTGGTGTACCTGATGAGTACAGACCAAGATGA